One genomic segment of Drosophila willistoni isolate 14030-0811.24 chromosome 2R unlocalized genomic scaffold, UCI_dwil_1.1 Seg200, whole genome shotgun sequence includes these proteins:
- the LOC6641786 gene encoding protein bicaudal D, whose amino-acid sequence MASPSTDGGAQQTVLELRMEVERLTRELDQVSSASAQSAQYGLSLLEEKSALQQKCEELETLYDNTRHELDITQEALTKFQTSQKVTNKTGIEQEDALLNESAARETSLNLQIFDLENEIKQLRHELERVRNERDRMLQENSDIGRDKSDNEAERLRLKSELKDLKFRETRMLSEYSELEEENISLQKQVSSLRSSQVEFEGAKHEIRRLTEEVELLNQQVDELANLKKIAEKQMEEALEALQGEREAKYALKKELDGHLNRESMYHISNLAYSIRNNIEDNASNNSDGEEENLALKRLEADLSTELKSPDGTKCDLFSEIHLNELKKLEKQLESMENEKTHLTSNLREAQTSLDKSQNELQNFMSRLALLAAHVDALVQLKKQIDVKDADNQTEQKKDELQQQLRAVITQYANWFTLSAKEIDGLKTDIAELQKGLNYTDATTTLRNEVTNLKNKLLATEQKSLDLQSDVKTLTHISQNAGQSLGSARSTLVALSDDLAQLYHLVCTVNGETPTRVLLDHKSEDMSFENDSLSAIQSQFKSDVFISRPQIVEDLQGLADSVEIKKYVDTVSDQIKHLKNAVEHTIDMNKHKVRTESGETPEKVNSEEMEELQEQIVKLKSLLSVKREQIGTLRNVLKSNKQTAEVALTNLKSKYENEKIIVSDTMSKLRNELRLLKEDAATFSSLRAMFAARCEEYVTQVDDLNRQLEAAEEEKKTLNQLLRLAVQQKLALTQRLEEMEMDREMRHVRRPVAPQRGSSGKSSFSTRPSSRNPASSNANPF is encoded by the exons ATGGCCAGTCCGAGCACAGATGGCGGCGCTCAACAAACAGTTCTGGAGCTTCGCATGGAAGTGGAACGCCTGACACGAGAACTAGATCAGGTCTCCAGTGCCAGCGCTCAATCGGCCCAATATGGACTCTCACTGCTCGAGGAGAAATCCGCGTTGCAACAGAAATGCGAGGAACTGGAAACATTATATGATAATACACGACATGAGCTGGACATTACGCAGGAG GCTCTTACCAAATTCCAAACCTCGCAAAAGGTGACCAATAAAACAGGCATTGAGCAGGAGGATGCTCTGCTCAATGAGTCTGCCGCACGAGAGACTTCACTGAATTTACAAATCTTTGATCTGGAGAATGAGATCAAACAGCTGCGCCATGAGCTGGAGCGAGTGCGCAATGAACGGGATCGCATGTTGCAAGAGAATTCCGATATTGGTCGTGATAAGAGCGATAATGAGGCGGAACGTTTGCGTCTCAAATCGGAGTTAAAGGATTTGAAATTCCGTGAGACACGGATGCTCAGTGAATACTCGGAGCTAGAGGAAGAGAACATATCACTCCAAAAACAGGTGTCCAGTCTGAGAAGTTCTCAG GTGGAATTTGAAGGTGCCAAGCATGAGATACGTCGTCTCACCGAAGAGGTTGAACTTTTAAATCAACAGGTCGATGAGTTGGcaaatcttaaaaaaatagCTGAAAAGCAAATGGAAGAAGCTCTTGAGGCTTTGCAG GGTGAAAGAGAAGCTAAATATGCACTGAAAAAAGAGTTGGATGGCCATTTGAATCGCGAATCCATGTATCATATTAGCAATCTGGCCTATAGCATACGTAACAATATCGAGGATAATGCTAGCAATAATTCCGATGGCGAAGAAGAGAATCTGGCCCTGAAACGTCTTGAGGCTGATTTGAGCACTGAGCTGAAATCACCGGATGGCACCAAATGTGATCTCTTCTCGGAAATTCATTTGAATGAGCTAAAGAAATTGGAAAAACAATTGGAGAGCATGGAGAATGAGAAAACCCACTTGACAAGCAATTTAAGAGAGGCCCAAACCAGTCTCGATAAGTCACAAAATGAGCTACAAAATTTCATGTCACGCTTAGCCCTGCTGGCTGCCCATGTCGATGCCTTGGTTCAGTTGAAAAAGCAAATCGATGTGAAAGATGCAGACAACCAGACGGAACAGAAGAAGGATGAACTGCAGCAACAGCTGCGTGCCGTGATCACTCAGTATGCCAATTGGTTTACACTCTCCGCCAAGGAAATTGATGGCCTCAAGACTGACATAGCCGAACTCCAAAAGGGCTTAAACTACACAGATGCCACAACCACTTTGCGTAATGAGGTCACAAATCTGAAGAACAAATTACTCGCCACCGAGCAGAAGTCCCTGGATTTGCAGAGTGATGTTAAGACGCTGACACATATCTCCCAGAATGCTGGCCAAAGTTTGGGCTCAGCACGCAGCACTTTGGTGGCTCTCAGTGATGATTTGGCTCAGCTATATCATTTGGTTTGCACTGTGAATGGAGAGACGCCCACAAGAGTCCTTTTGGATCACAAGAGCGAGGATATGAG CTTTGAGAATGACTCTCTTTCGGCCATACAATCGCAATTCAAATCGGATGTCTTTATTTCGCGTCCCCAAATTGTGGAAGATCTGCAGGGTCTAGCAGATTCTGTGGAAATTAAGAAATATGTAGATACAGTCAGCGATCAGATAAAGCATCTTAAGAACGCCGTTGAGCATACCATCGATATGAACAAACACAAAGTGCGCACCGAAAGCGGAGAGA CTCCGGAAAAGGTCAACAGCGAGGAAATGGAGGAACTGCAGGAGCAAATTGTAAAACTCAAGAGTTTGCTATCTGTCAAACGGGAACAAATTGGCACATTACGCAACGTTCTCAagtcaaacaaacaaaccgcCGAGGTGGCTCTCACCAATCTCAAATCCAAATACGAGAACGAAAAGATCATTGTCAGCGATACCATGTCCAAGCTGCGTAATGAACTCAGGCTACTCAAAGAAGATGCGGCCACATTTTCAA GTCTTCGTGCCATGTTTGCTGCACGTTGCGAGGAGTATGTAACCCAGGTGGATGATCTCAATCGTCAACTGGAGGCAGCCGAAGAGGAGAAGAAGACCCTCAATCAGTTGCTTCGTTTGGCCGTGCAACAGAAATTGGCCTTAACCCAACGTCTagaggaaatggaaatggatcG TGAAATGCGTCATGTGCGCCGTCCAGTGGCACCACAGCGCGGATCTAGCGGCAAATCGTCGTTCAGTACACGTCCATCGAGCAGAAATCCAGCCAGCAGCAATGCGAATCCCTTCTAA
- the LOC6641785 gene encoding titin: MAASITETAAAEAATNAEECKDEDAISSTLHSCANDPNFAIICAFLQKFSKDLGLELPNFKHLQLWLTNNDEVPELKALHIKLLRKTRKTVHEKSWESALSKFCFGYSAQDAWEIERFGYKNSSLKVKLRVFRELLESQFERNAKFRAHILTLNADALRCRPIGRDRLGHTYWFTQDKDCNLRIYQEHLDEEIWQVVATNRDEFVNLITRLRGNEVVLPSKDIGEADEDTTSSSNTCQEKPPPPEEQEELEHDEDDDDDEDEEEDEEEDDDQDDEKQQEDQPKVVPNLKIKLRSPPPEEDQPKVKRVKPLLITQAKIQSPAPSTKKRSLDAVEENNTISLQQEEEQKKKNRPTLLDTKRIKKPSRYESTKHDDHQSGSAESGDDEEGEEEEEDGEDGEEEDSELEEGEEENSEDIDSAAADIEEDEEDDDAEDDEDDNVGEAIEEPPMKIFGQGSGKDCDGSNLFLHYTDDNDIEESPVGEAIEEPVHYVQGLGNGASCLVGNEKNESSEDAASAAATPSTEPKATFFFGEPGCLKLSPIKQQQTPKPSATKRSIFDSLSEEKTNGERDVTPPRNGDGEQKEEQPEIDDKKDIETVATSDAPEKDRVDKKEIDTKAISSEHKDDATKVEQTNEKISESVKETVEKEKCDRLKSETVHEESKQKVAPVNSPKTELNVSKKLCSDDDKALESIEKSSNEKTSSEDLPLDTGKIQQSVESIKNSNDLTTSNDSNDLSKKVLNVTETSKNSNGNIIKPEETSKSDKIEKTTTEMNEKCIKVSEDIVQSDATLTEQDKKDAKNIKELSKKESIPILADKSDAETVRCDEKSSIKGNNMKKHDEYSSDCKKFKSETESENEKVKKTGETIAKQIIDKSDHSTIKSDKDDETVKRSSSDSNTLQKLEEFVVQKNKELPSTSKVDLKRKETNDLKKKSSPPKEESHVVPNITTKTTPKATMLGKRRLNLPPPRQSTSESEVDALEEEQQEEDLDDSDIGGKRIKMRPKISNTDARRKVEAQKTQIEETSTSSSGGEEDSRSRRKIAAPKRQLEKINPSPATTTTTPVTTNTKQKPTLAEIIEKKLKKTPDKAATTADATVETPKKSSTPAVVSSPAAASAAAAAVFTQPKKSPITKPLKKNLLTQIRQEESDEEATPRKRTNSETVAPPSVPPAALSTEERQRKRRSSEDAKDAKESSSGEESIPAVSEKLKRNNDREQEETVSKLTHSKHKSPKSPPRPIKNEEESELIPKSEPKHEEKESSPSPSKDLSDPLASNRRSGRRGGAAVVHSELPQPKRTRGSGGGGPTKSPPDTIKEVKDEAAVKVESKTENKEEEAVKEKNSIEAEETHKPEEESPDKLEVPIKEDEHVEESPKAPPAKTGPGRGRGPRKKRDVDTTNIIESNDSETPVRQSRRIAQQKIKEEAERRKLEEVALRTMKQELKKKKKAEKEADPTVPEPSAEEESSEEASEAEEASNQMKKKAKKKCPGKDGTWSSDSEEQAESEEEEEEPPHYETDPGSPLFKSDHEFSPESDVEDETQLVPMKRARTVRKENAEDEEFDADEACQKCGKSDHPEWILLCDTPDCNKGYHCSCLSPVLFYIPEGDWHCPPCQQEHLIVALENQLKQFDSMVNQKQEEKRLAEQAELIRLQQEAKDKENAKSKVNEHKHLSDDSDDEEEEVIIRQKDKPKRRRGDGRSNRKAAKRGSRRRRGGGDSDDSSNSQSRGGSGSESATSSSSSNSFSDSDDEPIYKLRKRRQINVSYRLNEYDDLINSALKKEMDEVAGAGNLGRGKDISTIIEADKEKSRHETDDQEEEKKPELAKEKSDTSSDSDDDDAVPLKSSKIKSKLQASGKKKSRKLTTLDVSSEEDHGSDEDFKTSSYSDEDSSQSASDDSDSSLEVYRRPGRGKKQRKAARRAARERRKDRKFVVDGSDESEEEIQKQKTKTKKKKKEDSDYTETETEDDDDNGSELSENMDSADLCDDTTSESEDGAWHPGRKKKKSSSNKKSNAGSGVARKSPKLKKTAAPAKKGKRLEYSDDDISESEPEDEEEDDEDGAPNSGKGSGKQPRSQPLKTGGSASGQAKAKPKKKPPPSDRSSDEGVSDERTRTRGRRYAYIEDFDDDSSDGGIKPGVQRPDTPPEERQKFIQKQEEIKRMLAEKNAEGAKLAATPRLTPIKGGNQPPLPEQKQRTPSKAGGDSLSTVPLSVIRQAKVLDIDYLQRKGEAIGDLDDVDESELDDAELPDDLPEDMEDAIARMVEEEEQFTAAAAHRELPGAEEVLRTTPSKSKPVKAADGPPSSVAAVASNAAAASSSGLQEPLRKRLPMPTMGPPLLRHQFPASASLLPPPGSSSAARGGGMHPMLQLHLQSQPPQAMQLLQNALSAPLGQPLSRPSYGQHPPPPNPHLPLGMSMPAAAHLMQAAAAAAAVRPPPPEAAGAPIDQKPRGRRKKVTPLRDQLQKQQTAAAVTAASSVITGGLPPPSPTDKTKLFKPHEDAPPTSVPTSVTTSLPAAPIATQASVITRMPSHLQPPPQHGRGPPGGMYPSSAELARFYGQPLPPTPVSSASATGSPSRSPSTASSPGPPRHLLRPQIPPGLPPAHSALRPTYGPPPPLRGAPPPTSGPPNVGGPSPNARPPYSLHGPEHHGPPPGGIYGAGPPPARHASPHLNPYRAPPIYGNPNYPPRVGPPGAGSMRPGAVDFVSGPRGYPPYGYYPPPPLATPPAHAAPSSVIVSAPPTHPPTTPTNHSVSALTRGKSPAPAPAAAQVLPPAVAIPPPAPAAALPPVTATAPAPATAPPPAAPEVVVAGHKPSKKLTTLEAYSNTKSPLAPAADSPAAIAPEEDSSSAHGVCSSAPPGAGSSSSGGGVGEFSGLVSYFSSQQDDYDT; this comes from the exons atggcGGCGTCCATAacagaaacagcagcagcagaagcagcaacaaacGCAGAAGAATGCAAAGATGAAGATGCTATAAGCTCGACGCTTCATTCATGTGCAAATGATCCAAATTTTGCTATTATTTGTGCGtttttgcaaaagttttcaaaagatTTGGGCCTGGAATTGCCGAATTTTAAGCATTTGCAGTTGTGGTTGACAAACAACGATGAag TTCCCGAACTAAAAGCTCTGCATATAAAATTGTTGCGCAAAACACGTAAAACTGTTCACGAGAAAAGCTGGGAATCGGCACTAAGTAAATTCTGTTTTGGTTATTCAGCCCAAGATGCCTGGGAAATTGAACGATTCGGTTATAAGAATTCCAGTCTAAAAGTCAAATTGCGTGTATTCCGG GAACTCCTGGAGAGTCAGTTCGAGAGGAATGCAAAGTTTCGGGCTCATATTTTAACCCTCAATGCGGATGCGTTGCGATGTCGGCCAATTGGACGCGATCGTTTAGGTCATACTTATTGGTTCACTCAGGACAAGGATTGCAATTTGCGTATCTATCAGGAGCATTTGGATGAGGAGATTTGGCAAGTGGTGGCCACCAACCGCGATGAATTTGTAAATCTCATTACCAGGCTAAGGGGAAATGAGGTAGTGTTGCCCTCTAAGGATATAGGCGAAGCGGATGAGGATACCACCAGTTCGAGTAATACTTGTCAAGAGAAACCTCCACCGCCGGAGGAGCAAGAAGAGTTAGAACATgacgaagatgatgatgatgatgaggacgaGGAAGAGGATGAAGAGGAAGATGACGATCAAGACGACGAGAAGCAGCAAGAAGATCAACCGAAAGTTGTGCCCAACTTGAAGATTAAGCTGCGCTCGCCGCCACCAGAAGAAGATCAGCCTAAAGTTAAGAGAGTTAAG CCCTTGTTAATAACCCAAGCGAAAATCCAATCGCCAGCACCTTCAACTAAGAAACGTTCTCTAGACGCAGtagaagaaaataatacaatatCTCTGCAGCAAGaggaagaacaaaaaaagaaaaatcgacCCACTCTTCTTGACACAAAGAGGATTAAGAAACCGAGTCGCTATGAAAGCACAAAGCATGATGATCACCAGAGTGGATCAGCAGAATCTGGTGACGATGAAGAGGgcgaggaggaggaggaggacgGTGAAGATGGAGAGGAAGAAGACTCTGAACTGGAAGAGGGCGAAGAGGAGAATAGTGAGGATATCGATAGTGCAGCTGCGGACATTGAAGAGGACGAAGAAGATGACGATGCTGAGGACGATGAAGACGACAATGTGGGTGAAGCCATCGAAGAGccaccaatgaaaatatttggCCAGGGATCAGGCAAAGATTGCGATGGGagcaatttatttttacactaTACGGACGACAATGATATTGAAGAGTCTCCGGTGGGAGAAGCCATTGAGGAGCCTGTTCATTATGTCCAAGGCTTGGGTAATGGCGCCTCTTGCCTTGTGGGTAACGAGAAAAATGAATCTTCAGAGGATGCAGCATCTGCGGCAGCCACACCTTCAACCGAACCCAAGGCAACTTTTTTCTTTGGCGAACCTGGTTGCCTCAAGCTGAGTCCCATTAAGCAACAGCAAACACCAAAGCCATCGGCAACGAAACGTAGTATTTTTGATAGTCTAAGTGAGGAGAAAACGAATGGCGAACGAGACGTAACACCACCCAGGAATGGCGACGGGGAACAAAAGGAGGAACAGCCTGAGATTGACGACAAGAAGGATATAGAAACAGTAGCCACATCAGATGCTCCAGAAAAAGATAGAGTGGATAAAAAGGAAATTGATACAAAAGCAATCTCAAGTGAACATAAAGATGACGCAACGAAAGTCGAGCAAACGAATGAGAAAATCTCCGAAAGTGTCAAAGAGACTGTTGAAAAGGAGAAGTGTGACCGATTAAAAAGCGAGACTGTCCATGAAGAAAGTAAACAGAAAGTGGCACCCGTAAATAGTCCTAAGACAGAATTAAATGTGTCTAAAAAATTGTGTTCCGATGATGATAAAGCATTGGAATCGATCGAGAAATCGAGTAATGAAAAGACGAGTAGCGAAGACTTACCGCTTGATACTGGAAAGATCCAACAATCAgttgaatcaattaaaaattctAACGATTTGACAACTAGTAACGACTCAAATGATTTGAGTAAAAAGGTTTTAAATGTCACTGAAACGTCAAAAAATTCGAATGGTAATATAATAAAACCCGAAGAAACTTCTAAATCCGATAAAATAGAAAAGACTACCactgaaatgaatgaaaaatgtattaaaGTGAGTGAAGATATTGTTCAAAGTGATGCCACGCTTACTGAgcaagacaaaaaagatgctAAAAATATCAAGGAATTGTCAAAAAAAGAATCAATTCCTATTCTTGCGGACAAAAGTGATGCGGAAACGGTGCGATGTGATGAAAAATCTTCCATTAAAGGCAATAATATGAAAAAGCATGATGAATACTCCTCGGACTGTAAGAAATTTAAAAGCGAAACGGAAAGTGAAAATGAGAAGGTTAAGAAAACAGGCGAAACGATTGCAAAGCAAATAATCGATAAAAGTGATCATAGTACAATTAAAAGCGATAAAGATGATGAAACAGTTAAAAGATCATCTTCCGATAGTAACACTTTGCAAAAGTTAGAAGAGTTTGTAGTACAAAAGAATAAAGAATTGCCAAGCACATCAAAAGTGGATCTTAAACGTAAGGAAACCAACgatctaaaaaagaaaagttcgCCGCCCAAAGAGGAATCGCATGTAGTACCAAACATCACGACAAAGACAACGCCAAAAGCGACAATGCTGGGTAAACGACGTCTCAATTTACCACCACCACGTCAATCGACATCTGAAAGTGAGGTAGATGCCCTGGAAGAGGAGCAGCAAGAGGAAGATCTCGATGATTCTGATATTGGAGGCAAACGTATTAAGATGAGACCGAAGATATCCAATACGGATGCACGGCGCAAGGTGGAAGCACAAAAAACCCAGATTGAGGAAACCTCTACATCTTCAAGTGGTGGCGAAGAAGATTCACGCAGTCGTCGAAAGATTGCGGCACCTAAAAGGCAATTGGAGAAAATTAATCCTTCACCCGCAACTACAACGACGACTCCTGTAACAACGAACACGAAGCAGAAGCCAACTCTGGCGGAGATTATAGAGAAGAAGCTGAAAAAGACACCAGATAAGGCGGCAACAACGGCAGATGCCACAGTTGAGACACCTAAAAAATCTTCCACTCCCGCTGTAGTTTCTTCTCCAGCTGCAgcttcagctgctgctgctgctgtttttaCGCAACCAAAGAAGTCTCCCATAACAAAGCCACTGAAAAAGAATCTTCTAACTCAAATACGTCAAGAGGAAAGTGATGAAGAGGCCACTCCCAGGAAACGTACAAATAGTGAAACAGTTGCTCCACCATCAGTTCCACCCGCTGCGCTTTCCACGGAGGAACGTCAACGTAAACGACGCAGCAGCGAGGATGCGAAGGATGCCAAAGAATCCTCGTCTGGTGAGGAATCGATACCAGCCGTCAGTGAGAAACTTAAACGCAATAATGACCGGGAGCAGGAAGAAACAGTCTCAAAGTTAACTCATTCGAAGCATAAGAGCCCGAAATCACCGCCAAGACCAATcaaaaacgaagaagaaaGTGAATTAATTCCCAAATCAGAACCAAAGCATGAAGAGAAGGAATCAAGTCCATCGCCTTCTAAGGATTTATCAGATCCACTTGCATCAAATCGCCGTTCCGGTCGGCGTGGCGGTGCTGCGGTTGTGCATAGTGAATTACCACAACCGAAACGGACGCGTGGATCTGGTGGCGGTGGTCCAACGAAATCTCCGCCAGATACCATCAAAGAAGTGAAAGATGAAGCTGCTGTTAAGGTGGAAAGTAAAACGGAAAACAAAGAAGAGGAAGCAGTCAAAGAGAAGAATTCAATCGAAGCCGAAGAAACACACAAACCGGAGGAGGAATCGCCCGACAAATTGGAAGTGCCCATCAAAGAGGATGAGCATGTTGAAGAGTCACCCAAAGCACCGCCAGCAAAGACAGGACCTGGGCGAGGGCGTGGCCCACGCAAGAAGCGGGATGTGGATACCACAAATATCATTGAATCAAATGATTCAGAGACTCCAGTGCGTCAGTCCCGTCGCATTGCCCAGCAAAAGATCAAAGAAGAGGCTGAGCGACGCAAGCTAGAGGAAGTGGCTTTGCGTACAATGAAACAGGaactgaaaaagaaaaaaaaagctgaAAAGGAAGCCGATCCCACTGTGCCAGAACCATCTGCGGAAGAGGAATCCTCTGAAGAAGCTAGCGAAGCTGAAGAGGCCAGCAATCAGATGAAAAAGAAGGCGAAAAAGAAATGTCCTGGCAAAGATGGAACCTGGTCATCAGACTCCGAAGAGCAAGCTGAGAGTGAGGAGGAAGAAGAGGAGCCACCTCATTATGAAACCGATCCGGGATCACCACTCTTTAAATCCGATCACGAATTCTCACCTGAATCGGATGTGGAAGACGAAACCCAATTGGTGCCCATGAAACGGGCCCGCACTGTACGCAAAGAGAACGCAGAAGATGAGGAATTCGATGCTGATGAGGCGTGTCAAAAGTGTGGCAAATCTGATCATCCAGAGTGGATATTACTTTGCGATACTCCCGACTGTAATAAGGGCTATCATTGTTCTTGTCTATCACCGGTTTTATTCTATATCCCCGAAGGCGATTGGCATTGTCCACCCTGTCAGCAGGAGCATCTAATAGTTGCCCTCGAGAATCAGCTAAAGCAATTTGATAGCATGGTCAATCAAAAGCAGGAAGAGAAACGATTGGCTGAGCAAGCCGAACTCATCAGGCTGCAGCAGGAGGCGAAAGATAAAGAGAACGCTAAATCCAAAGTTAATGAGCATAAACATCTAAGCGACGACAGTGACGATGAGGAGGAAGAGGTGATAATTAGACAAAAAGATAAGCCCAAGCGGCGACGCGGCGATGGTCGCAGCAATCGTAAAGCAGCCAAAAGGGGTTCACGACGTCGTCGTGGTGGTGGTGACTCAGACGACTCTTCAAATAGCCAATCTCGAGGGGGCAGTGGTTCCGAATCGGCCACAAGTAGTTCCAGTAGCAACAGCTTTTCCGATTCGGATGATGAACCCATTTATAAGCTACGTAAACGTCGCCAAATCAATGTTAGTTATCGTCTCAACGAGTACGATGATCTCATCAACTCCGCCTTGAAGAAGGAGATGGATGAAGTGGCTGGTGCTGGTAATTTGGGTCGCGGTAAGGATATATCTACCATAATTGAAGCAGACAAGGAGAAGAGTCGTCACGAAACCGATGACCAGGAGGAGGAAAAGAAACCTGAGTTGGCGAAAGAGAAGAGCGACACCAGTAGCGATTCAGACGACGATGATGCAGTGCCTCTCAAGTCGAGCAAAATAAAATCCAAATTGCAAGCCTCTGGCAAAAAGAAGTCACGCAAGCTAACCACCCTTGATGTAAGCTCTGAAGAGGATCATGGCAGTGATGAGGACTTCAAAACGTCCAGTTACTCCGATGAGGATAGCTCCCAGTCAGCTTCCGATGATTCGGATTCAAGCCTAGAAGTCTATCGACGACCCGGACGTGGtaagaaacaaagaaaagccGCACGAAGAGCTGCACGCGAACGGCGTAAGGATCGCAAATTCGTTGTCGACGGATCTGATGAAAGCGAAGAGGAGATACAGAAACAGAAAACCAagaccaaaaagaaaaagaaggagGACTCGGACTATACGGAAACCGAGACTGAGGATGACGATGACAATGGATCGGAACTATCTGAAAATATGGATAGTGCCGATCTCTGTGATGATACGACGAGTGAGAGTGAAGATGGGGCTTGGCATCCTGgtaggaagaagaagaaatcgAGTAGCAACAAGAAATCCAATGCGGGATCAGGAGTAGCCAGAAAATCGCCGAAACTGAAAAAAACTGCGGCACCTGCAAAGAAGGGAAAACGTTTGGAATATTCCGATGATGACATCAGCGAAAGTGAACCAGAAgatgaggaggaggatgaTGAAGATGGAGCTCCCAATTCGGGTAAAGGTTCGGGCAAACAACCCCGTTCTCAGCCTCTCAAAACTGGAGGCTCTGCATCTGGTCAAGCCAAGGCGAAGCCCAAAAAGAAACCACCTCCCTCCGATCGTTCCTCTGATGAGGGCGTCTCGGATGAGCGTACGCGAACCCGAGGACGTCGTTATGCCTACATTGAAGACTTTGATGATGACAGTTCCGATGGTGGCATAAAGCCCGGTGTCCAACGTCCTGATACCCCGCCCGAGGAGCGTCAGAAATTCATTCAAAAGCAGGAAGAAATAAAACGCATGTTGGCCGAAAAGAATGCCGAAGGCGCCAAGCTGGCGGCCACTCCACGCCTGACACCAATTAAGGGGGGTAATCAACCACCATTACCGGAACAGAAGCAGCGTACTCCCAGCAAAGCTGGTGGAGATTCCCTGTCCACAGTGCCATTGTCAGTGATCAGGCAGGCCAAGGTATTGGATATCGATTATTTGCAACGCAAAGGTGAGGCTATCGGTGATTTGGATGATGTAGATGAATCTGAATTGGATGACGCTGAATTGCCCGACGATTTGCCAGAGGATATGGAAGACGCCATTGCTCGTATGGTGGAGGAAGAGGAGCAATTTACCGCTGCAGCAGCCCATAGAGAATTGCCCGGCGCGGAAGAAGTCTTACGCACGACTCCAAGCAAATCGAAACCGGTCAAAGCAGCAGACGGTCCGCCATCATCTGTGGCTGCAGTTGCCTCCAATGCTGCCGCCGCTAGCTCTTCTGGTCTACAGGAACCGCTGAGGAAGCGCCTGCCAATGCCTACTATGGGACCACCGCTTCTGCGTCATCAATTTCCGGCATCTGCCTCTTTATTGCCACCGCCAGGCTCTTCATCTGCAGCCCGTGGTGGTGGCATGCATCCCATGTTGCAGCTTCATTTGCAATCTCAACCGCCTCAGGCGATGCAACTACTACAGAATGCTCTCTCCGCTCCTTTGGGGCAACCATTGAGCCGGCCAAGTTATGGTCAGCATCCACCACCACCTAATCCACATTTGCCTCTTGGCATGTCGATGCCAGCGGCGGCACATTTGATGCAAGCTGCTGCCGCAGCGGCTGCAGTGCGTCCACCGCCACCAGAAGCGGCGGGAGCTCCAATAGACCAAAAACCACGGGGACGACGAAAGAAGGTTACTCCTCTGAGGGATCAATTGCAGAAACAGCAAACAGCTGCGGCGGTTACGGCAGCAAGTTCGGTGATTACTGGCGGACTGCCGCCTCCTTCTCCGACGGATAAAACAAAACTCTTCAAACCCCATGAAGATGCTCCGCCTACTTCTGTTCCTACATCTGTTACCACTTCTTTGCCAGCCGCTCCAATAGCCACTCAAGCGTCAGTGATCACGAGAATGCCCTCACACTTACAGCCCCCACCACAGCATGGACGTGGACCACCGGGTGGCATGTATCCGAGCAGTGCGGAATTGGCACGTTTCTATGGTCAGCCTCTGCCGCCAACGCCAGTCTCATCCGCCTCGGCGACGGGTTCACCTTCACGTTCACCTTCGACTGCATCATCGCCGGGTCCGCCTCGGCATTTGCTACGTCCACAGATTCCACCTGGATTGCCGCCTGCACACTCTGCACTGCGTCCCACCTATGGACCGCCTCCACCATTGCGTGGAGCTCCGCCGCCCACTTCTGGTCCACCGAATGTTGGTGGACCATCGCCAAATGCACGTCCTCCGTACTCCTTACATGGTCCTGAACATCATGGGCCTCCACCTGGTGGAATCTATGGTGCTGGACCACCACCAGCTAGGCATGCATCACCACATTTGAATCCCTATAG AGCTCCACCCATCTACGGAAATCCAAATTATCCGCCACGCGTTGGACCACCGGGTGCTGGTAGCATGCGACCAGGAGCTGTGGATTTCGTATCCGGACCAC GCGGCTATCCACCCTATGGCTATTATCCACCACCGCCGCTGGCCACACCACCTGCCCATGCTGCACCCAGCTCTGTTATAGTAAGTGCTCCGCCAACTCACCCGCCGACCACGCCCACAAATCATTCTGTATCGGCCTTGACGCGTGGCAAATCCCCCGCTCCGGCGCCGGCTGCAGCCCAAGTTTTACCACCAGCAGTTGCGATACCTCCACCAGCTCCTGCAGCAGCTTTACCGCCAGTTACGGCTAcggcaccagcaccagcaactGCCCCGCCCCCTGCCGCGCCAGAAGTTGTTGTTGCCGGACATAAGCCAAGCAAAAAATTGACAACATTGGAAGCCTATTCCAATACGAAATCTCCATTAGCTCCGGCCGCCGATTCACCAGCAGCCATTGCTCCTGAAGAGGATTCAAGTTCGGCACATGGTGTATGCTCCAGTGCTCCGCCAGGTGCTGGCTCATCTTCCTCGGGCGGCGGAGTTGGCGAATTTAGTGGACTGGTGAGCTATTTTAGTTCCCAGCAAGACGATTATGACACATAA